TTAGGGGCAGCCTTGATCATCGGGCTCATCATCATTCATCAGATCACCAAACTACGCTTAGCAAAATTTGGTGAAATGTAGCGATCGCATTCAGTTCATTGAACTGAATGCTTTTTTGCTCGGAACAGTTAGTGGGACCGGGCAGGCTTTGCTAGAAAATCTTGCCATGCGTCAGAATGAATATGATAGAATTACTTTGTAGTAGTGTAGACTTAAATTATTATGAATAATGGTGTAATGCCAACGGGAGATGAATTCATGACGAAAATCTTAGTGGTCGATGACGAACCATCATTGGTGACTTTGTTAAGCTACAATCTAGAAAAAAATGGCTTTGAGGTCATCACTGCCACTGATGGCAATCAAGCCATTGAACGCGTGGTGGTTGATAAACCCGATCTAGTATTGCTTGATGTGATGTTACCTGGTAAGTCAGGGACGGATGTGTTACGTGAGTTACGTCAAGAAAAAAATAATGTCCCAATCATTTTAGTGACTGCGGTTGATGATGAAGTTGATAAGATTCTTGGGTTAGAAATTGGTGCTGATGACTATGTCACAAAGCCTTTCTCACCACGGGAAGTGATTGCACGGTTGCGTGCGGTCATGCGGCGTTATGAGATTGGTGGCGATGCAAATCGTGCGAGCGGTCAAGCCACCTCAGATCGGATTCTTACAACAGGTCGGATCACCATTGATTTAGATAAGTTAGTGGTGCAAAAGGCCGGTGAATTGGTGAAGTTGACCCCCAAGGAATTTGAGTTATTGGCCTACATGGCTGACCGAGCTGGCCGTGTATTGGACCGTGAAACCATTTTACATGGCGTATGGGGCTTTGAATATTCTGGACCGGACACGCGGATGGTGGATATGCACCTGTCACATTTACGTGATAAGTTGGAAGATAATCCCAAGGATCCCCAGATTTTGAAGACAGTCCGTGGTTTTGGCTATCGTTTTGAAAAAATCCCCACGCCAAACGAGGTGTAATTTATGAAGAAATTCAGACCGTATATCGTTTTCGCGGTTTTATGTATTATCACCATTTTAAGTGGTCTATTGATTATCGGCTGGGAACCGGGGGCAAAACTAATGATTAGTTCCACCGAGCTAGTCCTGTTTGTATTCACTTTGGTCATTGGGCTGACAATTGTCTTGTATGTCCGTCAGGCACGACGCAACCAACAGATGCAATTGTTTATTCAAAAATTGCAAACTTTGCAAGATGATGGTTCAACCCAAGCCCATATCTTTTTGCATCCTGCTGATGATTTGTTTCCGTTAGCGACGGCTGTCAATAATGTACAATCTTTGCAGCGCCATCAAATCAAAAATTTGGAACGGCAAGAGACCGCATTGAATGCGTTATTAACGAATATGCCCGTGGCTGCCATTCAAATCACGCCCGAACGTGAAATTCTACGATTCAACACCCGGGCAGCGAACTTGTTGAATCTGTCAATGAAATCGGTTGGACGGACCTATGATGACTTAATTTTGTCACATAGTTTGTTGGATTTTTTTGAAAGAGCCATCCGACAAAAGACCCATTTACATGAAACGATTGCGGTTGAGCAAGGCAATCAGACGCGTTGGTATGATACCACTGCAGAGTACTATCATACGCAAGCCAATGAATATGCGTTATGGATATTGTTTTATGATTTAACCGAATTAATTGATTTGCAGGAACGGCAGACCCAATTTGTGGCCAATGCTTCTCATGAATTGCGCACACCACTGACGTCAATCGCTGGGTTTACGGAAACTTTATTAAGCGGCGCGCAAGAGGATCCTGCAGCACGGCAACAGTTCTTGGAAATCATTCAAAAAGAGACAAAGCGGCTATTGGCCTTGGTTCAAGACATCTTATCATTGGCCAAAATTGGTAATAAGACCAATGCCACTGAGACATTGGGTGTACGTGAGATCGTGGAAGATGTCTTGCTAAGCCAACAAGATATGATTCGGTCACAAGGCTATGACGTCAGTGTCGATATTCCAGAAACGGAAGCCTTATCCTTACCAGCGGGCTCACTGCGTCAGATTATCTCTAACTTGATTATTAATAGCTTGAAGTATAATCGGCCCCAGGGAAAGTTACACGTTCAAAGTATGCTAACGGATGATCAAGTGGTGTTAACCTTTGCTGATACAGGGTTAGGGATTTCGAGTGAGGACCAAGCACATATTTTTGAGCGATTTTATCGGGCTGACAAGTCACGTAACCAGCAAATCTCGGGTACGGGCTTAGGTCTATCGATTGTTTATGAACTGGTCACGGCGGTCGAGGGTCAAGTTGAGCTGGATAGCCAATTGAGCGTGGGGACCACCATTACGGTGCGCTTCCCAATTCAAGTGTTGGCTAGCACAAAATATTCATTTGCTAATTAAATACGCTAGGTGCTAAAGATAGGCCTAGCGTATTTTTGCTAGTCACAACGAATTCTGGTAGAATGTAATATTGGAAATCTTTAGTCAAAAGACTTATTTTATTAAAATAAAAATTTAATATTGAAAGTGAAGAATTGTTATGGAAATGCGTCATCCCGTTATTATTGGAGTTACCGGTGGATCTGGTTCAGGAAAGACGACCGTTAGTCGCGAGATTTTCGATCATTTAAAAGGTGAATCGGTGGTCATGATTCAACAGGATTCGTATTACAAGGCGCAAGATAATATCTCAGTTGCCCAACGTCGGCAGAAGAATTATGACCATCCAGATGCCTTTGACATGGCATTATTAGCTAATGATTTGCGTAAGCTAGTGCAGCGTGAAGCCATTGAAGAACCCATCTATGATTACAAAGTTTCGACACGAGCCAAGGAAACTCGGCATGTGGAGCCTGCTGATGTCATCATTGTTGAGGGGGTCTTGTTGTTTGTTGATCAAGAAGTCCGTGACTTGTTGGATATTAAGGTGTACGTTGATACCGATGATGATTTGCGGTTTATTCGCCGCTTACAACGTGACATGTCAGAACGGGCTCGCACTTCTGAATCAGTCATTACGCAATATCTTGAAACCGTTAAACCGATGCATCATCAATTCGTCGAGCCCACAAAGCGCTATGCCGATGTGATTTTGCCAGAAGGTGGCGAAAATAAAATCGGTATCAATATGTTAGAAGCGCGTATTCGTGAAATATTAGCTGATGCCCAACACTAAAGGAACCAGCCTGTCTAGATATTAAAAGAAGGTAAACAAGGATGGAAGCACGCATTTGGAATCGGATTGTAAAGTATACCGAACTTCAGGGAACCTCAGGTCAAGAGTTCATGGTACGTCAGGCCTTTCGTGAAGATCTCACGCCATTGGTTGATGAAACCGTTCAAAATGGCCTGGGTGGTTTATATGGTATTCGCCATCATGTAGCTGCTGATGCACCACGCATTATGTTTGGTGCCCATATGGATGAAGTTGGTTTCATCGTGACGCAGATTACTGAGCGTGGCATGTTGAAAGTGAACGCTGTGGGTGGCTGGAATCCTTATACAGTTTCAGCGCAACGTTTTACTTTATATACACGCGAGCATCGTTATCCAGTGGTTTCCTCAGCGGTAGCACCGCATTTGTTACGTGCTGGTGGCCGCGATGGGGCACCGCAAATTACGGATATCTTATTTGACGGTGGGTTTGAGTCAAAGGCGGAGGCCGAATCTTTTGGTATTCGCCCTGGTGATTTTATTGTGCCAGATGTTAAGACACAGCTTTTGGCCAATGGTAAGCGGGTTAACTCAAAAAGTTGGGACAATCGCTTTGGCTTGGTGACCATCTTAAATGTCTTAGAAAACCTGCAGAACGTGGCGGTGCCCAATACACTGATCATGGGGGCAAACGTTCAAGAAGAAGTTGGCCTCCGTGGGGTCGCACCCGCGATTCATCAATTGCAACCGGATCTATTCTTTGCGTTAGATAGTTCAGCGGCTGACGATTTACAGTCAGCAACTGGGCAGGGTCAGCTTGATCAAGGTGCCATCTTACGGGTCTTTGATCCGGGTGTGATTATGCCAAAGCGTTTGAAGGAATTTGTTTTGGATATCGCATCAGATGAAAAAATTCCCCTGCAGTACTTTGTGGCCGCTGGAGGCACTGACGCTGCCGGTGCCCAGTCAGAGAACTTCGGGGTACCAGCTGTCGCCCTAGGCGTGGTCTCACGCTATATTCATACGCATCAGACGGTTTGGTCGATTGCCGATT
This is a stretch of genomic DNA from Weissella soli. It encodes these proteins:
- the udk gene encoding uridine kinase — its product is MEMRHPVIIGVTGGSGSGKTTVSREIFDHLKGESVVMIQQDSYYKAQDNISVAQRRQKNYDHPDAFDMALLANDLRKLVQREAIEEPIYDYKVSTRAKETRHVEPADVIIVEGVLLFVDQEVRDLLDIKVYVDTDDDLRFIRRLQRDMSERARTSESVITQYLETVKPMHHQFVEPTKRYADVILPEGGENKIGINMLEARIREILADAQH
- a CDS encoding response regulator transcription factor, which encodes MTKILVVDDEPSLVTLLSYNLEKNGFEVITATDGNQAIERVVVDKPDLVLLDVMLPGKSGTDVLRELRQEKNNVPIILVTAVDDEVDKILGLEIGADDYVTKPFSPREVIARLRAVMRRYEIGGDANRASGQATSDRILTTGRITIDLDKLVVQKAGELVKLTPKEFELLAYMADRAGRVLDRETILHGVWGFEYSGPDTRMVDMHLSHLRDKLEDNPKDPQILKTVRGFGYRFEKIPTPNEV
- the pepA gene encoding glutamyl aminopeptidase — protein: MEARIWNRIVKYTELQGTSGQEFMVRQAFREDLTPLVDETVQNGLGGLYGIRHHVAADAPRIMFGAHMDEVGFIVTQITERGMLKVNAVGGWNPYTVSAQRFTLYTREHRYPVVSSAVAPHLLRAGGRDGAPQITDILFDGGFESKAEAESFGIRPGDFIVPDVKTQLLANGKRVNSKSWDNRFGLVTILNVLENLQNVAVPNTLIMGANVQEEVGLRGVAPAIHQLQPDLFFALDSSAADDLQSATGQGQLDQGAILRVFDPGVIMPKRLKEFVLDIASDEKIPLQYFVAAGGTDAAGAQSENFGVPAVALGVVSRYIHTHQTVWSIADFEAAQKLVETLALKLDKSTVNDIIYGD
- a CDS encoding sensor histidine kinase, whose product is MKKFRPYIVFAVLCIITILSGLLIIGWEPGAKLMISSTELVLFVFTLVIGLTIVLYVRQARRNQQMQLFIQKLQTLQDDGSTQAHIFLHPADDLFPLATAVNNVQSLQRHQIKNLERQETALNALLTNMPVAAIQITPEREILRFNTRAANLLNLSMKSVGRTYDDLILSHSLLDFFERAIRQKTHLHETIAVEQGNQTRWYDTTAEYYHTQANEYALWILFYDLTELIDLQERQTQFVANASHELRTPLTSIAGFTETLLSGAQEDPAARQQFLEIIQKETKRLLALVQDILSLAKIGNKTNATETLGVREIVEDVLLSQQDMIRSQGYDVSVDIPETEALSLPAGSLRQIISNLIINSLKYNRPQGKLHVQSMLTDDQVVLTFADTGLGISSEDQAHIFERFYRADKSRNQQISGTGLGLSIVYELVTAVEGQVELDSQLSVGTTITVRFPIQVLASTKYSFAN